Part of the Maridesulfovibrio sp. genome, ATCATATAAAAATGGCCGGCACTTGCCCGGCAGTATTTTAAGGAGAAAATCAAATGTCCGATTTATCTATACTTTTCCCCGGTCAGGGTTCCCAGGAACCAGGAATGGGGCGTGATCTTGCTGAAAAATGGTCAACAGCCATGGATATGTGGAAATTCGCTGAGGCTGAATCCGGTCTGCCCCTGCGTGAAATCTACTGGGAAGGCGATGCCGCTGATATGGCTAAGACCGATGCATTGCAGCCCGGTCTGACCGTGGTAAACCTGTCCATCTGGGCTTATCTCAAGGAAAGCCTCAAGCCTGCGGCAACTGCTGGACACAGTCTTGGTGAGTTCGCATCCCTTGGTGCTTCCGGCATTCTTTCTATTGAAGATACCATCAAGGCTGTCAGCCTGCGTGGTAAGCTTATGTCTCAGGTCGGGAATGAAAATCACGGTATGGCCGCAGTGCTCAAGCTGGATCAGGCTGCTGTTGAAGAAGCCGTTGAATTTGGTGCATCCGAAACCGGAAAGGAATTGCGTGTAGCAAACTACAACTCTCCTGCTCAGTATGTAATCAGCGGTGAAAAAGCTGCCATTGAAGCTGCCGGAACCTTGATCAAGGAAAAGAAAGGCCGCTCTATCCCCCTGCCGGTCAGCGGTGCTTTCCACAGCCCTCTTATTCAGGAAGCTGCAGATGAATTTGCTGCCTACCTTGGCAAGCTGGACTGGAAGGCTCCTGCATTTCCGGTTTATTTCAACGTAACCGCCGGCACTGAATCAAATCCCGAAGAAATTAAGAAGATTATGTGTTCCCAGATGACTTCATCCGTGCGCTGGATTGAAATTGTATCCAATCAGTACGCTGCCGGGGCGCGCAACTTCCTCGAACTCGGTCCCAAGGGTGTGCTGACCAAGCTGTTGGTGGCCAACCTTAAGGGCAAGGAATACGAAGGAAAAGGCATCGGTAATCTGGAGCAGGCCGAAGCTGTTAAATAGTGGAAAGGCTTCATAACGAAGAAAGGGAAAGGACCAGTCCGAAAGGGCTGGTCCTTTTTTTGGGGTCTAAATTGAGCAGGTTCCGCTTTCCGAACAGTAATTGTCGATTACATTCATCATCTGGTTGGTGAAATAAACGCAATTGTGTTCGTTGAAACAGCTGCTCACATATGAGGAGTCCATGTGGGTGGACAGGGAGTTTGAACCGTCTTCAAGGGTAATGATCCATGCATCCTGTTCTTCGTTGAACTGGGTGGACATGCCGATATTAAATCTTTCTATTTCCGGGTAAAGGTCCATGGCCATCTGCCGGATTTGTGAGTCGTTAAGTCTCATAGTTCCCCCTCCGTTAATTTGAGTGAGAGGATATTTTTTTATCGATTTGTTCTATGTGTCATATCTAAAATATAAATTGCAAATTGCGACTGTCAATTCAAGTCACTGGGTTTTGGATATGATTTCTAAAAAATGAATTTTGTTTGTAGATGTTTGACGTTGTGTTAAAATCAAACTCAGTGTCATAA contains:
- a CDS encoding ACP S-malonyltransferase → MSDLSILFPGQGSQEPGMGRDLAEKWSTAMDMWKFAEAESGLPLREIYWEGDAADMAKTDALQPGLTVVNLSIWAYLKESLKPAATAGHSLGEFASLGASGILSIEDTIKAVSLRGKLMSQVGNENHGMAAVLKLDQAAVEEAVEFGASETGKELRVANYNSPAQYVISGEKAAIEAAGTLIKEKKGRSIPLPVSGAFHSPLIQEAADEFAAYLGKLDWKAPAFPVYFNVTAGTESNPEEIKKIMCSQMTSSVRWIEIVSNQYAAGARNFLELGPKGVLTKLLVANLKGKEYEGKGIGNLEQAEAVK